A segment of the Amycolatopsis thermophila genome:
GCACAGCGGACGGCCGATCGCCACCGCCGCGGTCACCGCCGTCGGGCCGTCCGGCGAGGTGATCGCCAGCACGGTGTCCGATCCGGACGGCGGGTACCGGATCACCGGGCTGGACGCGGCCGAGGTCACGCTCGTCGCCGCCGCCCCGGGTGCCGATCCGGTGGCCACGGTCGTGCCGCTGGGCAACGGCCGGGAACACGAGGTCGACCTGGTCCTGGCCTCCTCCAGCACGCTGACCGGAACCGTCACCGCGGACGGCCGTCCCGTCGCCGGGCTGGCCCTGGAACTGCGGGACGCGCACGGCCGGACGGTGGCCACGACGGTCACCGGCCCGGACGGCACGTACCGGTTCGAG
Coding sequences within it:
- a CDS encoding MSCRAMM family protein — its product is MTGYGNTTAEVALTGRVSSGQRPLPEATLTLTDRVGAQVSRARTGADGGFRLTGLVPGTYVLIVSRPGFQPYATAVEAGTGPGTPLEVTLEAATSVHGVVRDRHSGRPIATAAVTAVGPSGEVIASTVSDPDGGYRITGLDAAEVTLVAAAPGADPVATVVPLGNGREHEVDLVLASSSTLTGTVTADGRPVAGLALELRDAHGRTVATTVTGPDGTYRFE